The genomic region GATCCGTGGCCAACGCCGCTGACCGTGCATGCTGCCGCCGATGGCTACCCGACGGTGGGTGGGCACCGCATGCTGGCCTATCAATCATTTAGCCAATTTGAGCAGTTCACGGGCCATAAAGCTCCCCGCGAGGCCATGTTTGATGCCTTGCATCACTACATGCGCGATAGAAACGTCAATAGACTGTACTAGTAACAAGCTCGGGTACACGCCTCGTACCGTAGGAGCACTGGGCAACATACTTGGGGGAGTGTGTCTGTGACTAGCTGGTTCTCGTCGTTTCTTTTACTCATTGCGCTTGTGTGGGCGCTTGTACTGTGTGTTTATGATATCCGGCAGCGACGGTTGCCGGATTTTCTCACGCTACCGGTCGGGGGCCTGGCCCTTGCGTGGATTTTATCGACCCTGCAGTGGGTGGGGCTCTGGGGGCTTATCTGGCCGGTGCTGTATCTCGTGCTCGCGGTGATAAGTCACGGCCACGGCATGGGCGGCGGCGATATCAAGTTGGCGGTGCCCTTGGGCATCGTTATTGCCGTTTACGCGGGCGTCGTTGCCGTGATGGTCGCAATAGCCTTAACCGCTGTTGTGGCCGTGGTGTGGGGCATGGGTCTGCGATGGAAGGGGCATCGACAAGCACTGCGATTTTCTGACCCACCGAACGGTCCGGCCATGCTTTTAGCCACCGCGGTGGTGATTTTTACACCACTGTAGGGGGAGTGCTGAATCAAACCTGGAGGCAAATGGTTCATTGCGGCTGCCCCCGTGTGATAATGGTTGGCATGCTTCGTTGGACTACTGCAGGAGAATCCCACGGCCAGGCGCTCATTGCGATGCTTGAGCATATGCCGGCTGGTGTACCCGTTGACCGTGATGAAATTTCATTCCAGCTCGCTCGTCGTCGCCTCGGCTATGGCCGCGGTGCGCGCATGAAGTTTGAGGCGGATGAATTGACGCTGCTGACAGGCATCCGTCATGGCTATACCCTGGGCAGCCCGATTGCCATCATGATTGGCAATACCGAATGGCCAAAATGGACCACCATCATGTCCCCAGAAAAGTTGGACATGGATGATCCCGAGGTCGCTAAAGCCATGGATTCCGGACGCGGTGCACCGTTGACCCGTCCACGTCCCGGCCACGCGGACTTTGCGGGCATGATCAAATACGGACATTCCGAAGCGCGCCCTATTTTGGAACGTTCCTCGGCGCGTGAAACCGCTGCACGCGTTGCTGCCGCCACCGTCGCGCGCAGCTTCTTGCGCGAGTGCCTGGGCGTCGAAGTGCTCTCGCATGTGATCTCCATTGGCCGCTCGGAGCCTTATGAAGGCCCAGCGCCGACCTTTGATGCATTAGATGCCATCGATGAATCCCCGGTGCGCGCATTCGACCAGGCCGCAGGCGAGTCGATGGTCACCGAGATTGAAAAGGCCAAAAAGCAAGGCGATACCCTCGGTGGCATCGTAGAAGTAGTTGTAGATGGCCTGCCGATTGGCTTGGGCTCACACATCTCCGGCGATGACCGCCTCGATGCCCAGTTGGCTGCTGCGTTAATGAGTATCCAAGCGATCAAGGGCGTAGAAATCGGCGATGGCTTTGAAGAAGCACGTCGTCCAGGTTCCGAAGCTCATGATGAAATGGTGCGCACCGATGATGGCGTGGACCGCTTGAGCAACCGCGCCGGCGGGCTCGAAGGTGGCATGACCAATGGCCAGCAGCTGCGCGTGCGCGCGGCCATGAAGCCTATTTCCACGGTGCCACGTGCGCTGAAGACCGTGGATATGGCAAGCGGTAAAGCTGCAACCGGCATCCACCAGCGCTCTGATGTCTGCGCTGTCCCCGCTGCCGGCGTGGTTGCCGAGTCCATGGTGGCTTTGGTGCTTGCGCGTGCCGTGCTGGATAAATTTGGCGGCGACAGCCTTGCTGAGACCAAGCGCAATATTGCTGCTTACCAGGAATACGTCGCAGAACGTTTGGCTTTCGACCAGGACAATTGATCATGACTCTTACCAATATTCCACCGCAGCCAACTGCTGAAACGCGCCCGCGCGTTGTGTTGGTCGGTCCTCCCGGTGCTGGCAAATCCACCATCGGCCGGCGCTTATCGCGTGCTTTAAATGTGGGTCTCGTCGATTCTGACGAGCTCATCGAAGAAGCTGAAGGCACCTCCTGCGGTGAAGTGTTTGCCGGTTTAGGCGAGCCGAAATTCCGAGAGATTGAGGCCGAGCACGTCGCCGAGGCGCTGCAATCTGACGGCGTGGTTTCGCTCGGCGGCGGCGCAATTTTAACGGAATCAACCCGGCAACTCTTGGTCAACCACGTGGTGGTGCTCGTTGATGTCTCCGCAGAAGAAGGCGCACGCCGAACCGCCCGCGAATCCACCCGCCCGGTGCTCGCAGCTGATGACCCTGCTGAACACTACCGCCAGTTGTTGGAAGAGCGTCAGCCTTTATACCGGGAGGTGGCGAATTTCCGCGCGCGCACCGATGACCGCACGCCACAGCAAGTAGTCGGCGATATCCTCGGGTTCCTCGAGACCGTGTGCTCCTAAGAGGCTTACACCTACCCGCCACAATGGATTACCCAGTTTGAAAGAAAGGCTTTGCCCACCATGACCACAATCGCAGTGAACGGACCTTCGCCCTACGAGGTGGTCATTGACCACGACCTCAACGCGGGCATCGCTAAGCATGCGAAAGCAACCGGTGCTGACAAGGTGATGGTGGTCCATCAACCCGCCATTGCTGAACCAGCCGCTGAGCTTGCCGAGCAATTGCGCGCGGAAGGTCTGTACGTCGTGGTGGAAGAAGTACCTGATGCCGAGGCCGGCAAGCAGGTGGAAACCCCGATTAGGCTATGGGACCGGTTGGGGGAAGAAAATTTCTCCCGCACGGATGCCATCGTCGGCCTCGGCGGCGGAGCCGTAACAGATATGGCAGGTTTTGTGGCTGCTACCTGGATGCGCGGCATTAAAGTCATCCAGGTGCCCACGACCTTGCTGGCGATGGTTGATGCCGCAGTCGGCGGCAAGACCGGTATTAATACCTCGGCTGGTAAAAACCTCGTGGGCGCATTCCACGAGCCATCGGCCGTCTTTATCGATTTGCAGCGACTGCGCACGCTGCCGGCGCAGGAGATTGTTGCCGGCTCTGCCGAAATTATTAAGACTGGTTTCATCCTCGACCCAGTTATCATCGAGCGCTATGAACAAGACCCCGCGGCGTGTATCGACCCGGAGGGATTCCTGCCTGAACTTATTGCGCGCTCTGTCGCGGTCAAAGCCAAGGTCGTGGGCGAAGACCTCAAGGAAGCCGGCCTGCGCGAAACTCTAAACTATGGCCACACCTTCGGCCACGCGGTGGAGCTACGCGAGAACTACCGGTGGCGCCATGGCAACGCGGTTGCGGTGGGCATGATGTTCATCGCACAGCTTTCTTACGCACAGGGGCTTATCGATGCCGACGTGGTCGCTTTGCATGAGCGAATCCTGCGCAATATTGGCTTGCCCACCACCTATGAGCCAGGACATTTTGACGAGCTTTACCAGGCTATGACGCGCGATAAGAAAAACCGTCACGGCAACCTGCGCTTTGTGGCGTTAACCGGTGTGGGAAACACCACCCGTTTAGAGGGGCCCAGCGTGGAGAATCTGCGTGCGGCCTATGATGTGATCTCGAGCTAAAAAATTCACCCAAGAAAGCGGAAATAGTATGAAGATTGTTGTAGTCAACGGCCCAAACTTGAACCGACTGGGAAAGCGTCAGCCGGAAATCTATGGCTCGACCACCTTGGCCGATATTGAACAGCTCGTGCGCAAGCATGCGGATAACGCCGGTGTGGAATTAGATTTTGTGCAGTCCAACCACGAAGGTGTGTTGCTGGATACCGTGCATGCCGCCGCCGATGAGGGCGCAGCGGTAATTATCAACCCCGGTGCCTTTACTCATACCTCAGTGGCCTTGCGTGATGCCCTAGCGGAGATTGCCGATGGCAAGGGCTTTGTCGAGGTCCATATCTCCAATGTGCACGCGCGTGAAGAATTCCGCCAGCACTCCTACCTCTCCGATAAAGCAGTCGGTGTTATCGCAGGTCTGGGAGTCTACGGCTATGTGGCTGCGCTGGGATATTTCACCCAGGATTTTGCACCGAAAAAGGCCTAGGCGGCTAAGCTACACAGTAGTGGACAGCAGACCCCGCAGGTGGGTCATTGGTACTGGTCTGGTGTGCAGACCAGGTGGATCATGGCCGGTGTATAACGGCACGGCGATGACATGAGAGAAAAGGAAGAATAGCAATTATGGGCTTGGCAGATACTCGCTTTAGTGACCGGCGCCGCGCGCTGGCGGCAACGTTGGCAGCGCAGCGTATCGATGCAATTTTAGTTACTGACCTGACTCACATGCGCTACCTGACGGGCTTTTCTGGTTCCAATGGCGCGCTGCTGTTGCGCAAGGATCTCTCTGCGGTAGTGACCACCGATGGTCGGTACACCACTCAAATCGCTGAAGAAGTACCTGATATCGAAGCCATGATTCAGCGCAGGGTAGGCCCAAACCTTTTGGAAACACTGGAAGGACCACAGCGCGTCGGCTTTGAAGCTGCGTATGTCTCTGTTGCAGAGTTTAAGAAATTTGAGGAAGCCTGCCCAGCCGATGTCACGCTCGTGCCAGTGACCGGAGTGATTGAAAAGCAGCGCGAGAAGAAGGACTACTTCGAGCTGGAGCAGCTCGAAAGCATTGCGCTGCTGGCCAATAATGCCCTAGAAGATCTGCTGGACGCAGGGGAGTTGGCCATCGGTCGCACCGAGCGGCAGGTCGCAGCGGATCTGGAATACCGCATGCGCAAAGCCGGTGCAGAGCGCGTGAGCTTTGACACCATCGTGGCATCCGGGCCGAATTCCGCCAAGCCGCACCACGGCGCCGAAGACCGCGTGATTGAACAAGGTGATCTCATCACCATTGACTTTGGTGCGCATTTGCGCGGCTTCAACTCCGATATGACGCGTACTTTTGTCGCCGGTGAAGTTACTGATTTTGCCAAAGAAATCTACGATATTGTGCTCGAGGCGCAATTAGCTGGCGTGGCGGCAGCGACCCCGGGCACTGCGTTGTACGACGTCGACCGGGCATGCCGTCAGATCATTGAAGATGCCGGCTATGGTGAATACTTTGTCCACTCCACCGGTCATGGCATTGGCCTGCA from Corynebacterium ammoniagenes DSM 20306 harbors:
- a CDS encoding aminopeptidase P family protein, with protein sequence MGLADTRFSDRRRALAATLAAQRIDAILVTDLTHMRYLTGFSGSNGALLLRKDLSAVVTTDGRYTTQIAEEVPDIEAMIQRRVGPNLLETLEGPQRVGFEAAYVSVAEFKKFEEACPADVTLVPVTGVIEKQREKKDYFELEQLESIALLANNALEDLLDAGELAIGRTERQVAADLEYRMRKAGAERVSFDTIVASGPNSAKPHHGAEDRVIEQGDLITIDFGAHLRGFNSDMTRTFVAGEVTDFAKEIYDIVLEAQLAGVAAATPGTALYDVDRACRQIIEDAGYGEYFVHSTGHGIGLHVHEGPSAAVTGKGHLEENMTLTIEPGIYVPGKGGVRIEDTLIITSGVPKIITPSSKELRII
- a CDS encoding prepilin peptidase, which codes for MTSWFSSFLLLIALVWALVLCVYDIRQRRLPDFLTLPVGGLALAWILSTLQWVGLWGLIWPVLYLVLAVISHGHGMGGGDIKLAVPLGIVIAVYAGVVAVMVAIALTAVVAVVWGMGLRWKGHRQALRFSDPPNGPAMLLATAVVIFTPL
- the aroC gene encoding chorismate synthase, translating into MVGMLRWTTAGESHGQALIAMLEHMPAGVPVDRDEISFQLARRRLGYGRGARMKFEADELTLLTGIRHGYTLGSPIAIMIGNTEWPKWTTIMSPEKLDMDDPEVAKAMDSGRGAPLTRPRPGHADFAGMIKYGHSEARPILERSSARETAARVAAATVARSFLRECLGVEVLSHVISIGRSEPYEGPAPTFDALDAIDESPVRAFDQAAGESMVTEIEKAKKQGDTLGGIVEVVVDGLPIGLGSHISGDDRLDAQLAAALMSIQAIKGVEIGDGFEEARRPGSEAHDEMVRTDDGVDRLSNRAGGLEGGMTNGQQLRVRAAMKPISTVPRALKTVDMASGKAATGIHQRSDVCAVPAAGVVAESMVALVLARAVLDKFGGDSLAETKRNIAAYQEYVAERLAFDQDN
- a CDS encoding shikimate kinase; the encoded protein is MTLTNIPPQPTAETRPRVVLVGPPGAGKSTIGRRLSRALNVGLVDSDELIEEAEGTSCGEVFAGLGEPKFREIEAEHVAEALQSDGVVSLGGGAILTESTRQLLVNHVVVLVDVSAEEGARRTARESTRPVLAADDPAEHYRQLLEERQPLYREVANFRARTDDRTPQQVVGDILGFLETVCS
- the aroQ gene encoding type II 3-dehydroquinate dehydratase; translated protein: MKIVVVNGPNLNRLGKRQPEIYGSTTLADIEQLVRKHADNAGVELDFVQSNHEGVLLDTVHAAADEGAAVIINPGAFTHTSVALRDALAEIADGKGFVEVHISNVHAREEFRQHSYLSDKAVGVIAGLGVYGYVAALGYFTQDFAPKKA
- the aroB gene encoding 3-dehydroquinate synthase, which produces MTTIAVNGPSPYEVVIDHDLNAGIAKHAKATGADKVMVVHQPAIAEPAAELAEQLRAEGLYVVVEEVPDAEAGKQVETPIRLWDRLGEENFSRTDAIVGLGGGAVTDMAGFVAATWMRGIKVIQVPTTLLAMVDAAVGGKTGINTSAGKNLVGAFHEPSAVFIDLQRLRTLPAQEIVAGSAEIIKTGFILDPVIIERYEQDPAACIDPEGFLPELIARSVAVKAKVVGEDLKEAGLRETLNYGHTFGHAVELRENYRWRHGNAVAVGMMFIAQLSYAQGLIDADVVALHERILRNIGLPTTYEPGHFDELYQAMTRDKKNRHGNLRFVALTGVGNTTRLEGPSVENLRAAYDVISS